A stretch of Plectropomus leopardus isolate mb chromosome 24, YSFRI_Pleo_2.0, whole genome shotgun sequence DNA encodes these proteins:
- the LOC121962748 gene encoding beta-galactoside alpha-2,6-sialyltransferase 2-like: MKPNRKWLLLFLLAWLLLFLSLLCHFLDLKSSSLPQSRSAAESGPTRTETCRLASHHGGVRTRKPAGDLEGDWRRRRRTDHRSRSEDDYRSRSRDYYRARSLELLQGLWSGNLTAGMLSPRLQKVLKVQLSSNRHQVVPRGPRGVRRSGLPLYCDLKKRIRVRTVDGTEEPFSSLGWDRLVPSVPLQEVGKGQYEHCAVVTSAGAMLNSSLGREIDSHDAVLRFNAAPTRGFERDVGSKTTIRIINSQ; encoded by the exons ATGAAGCCGAACAGGAAGTGGCTACTACTGTTCTTGCTGGCCtggctcctcctcttcctgtcccTGCTCTGTCACTTCTTGGACCTCAAATCCTCTTCACTGCCTCAGTCCAGATCTGCTGCAGAGTCTGGCCCCACCAGGACAGAAACCTGTCGGCTGGCCTCTCATCATGGGGGGGTGAGGACCCGTAAACCTGCTGGAGACTTGGAGGGggactggaggaggaggaggaggactgacCACAGGTCCAGGTCTGAGGATGACTACAGGTCCAGGTCTCGGGACTACTACAGGGCCAGGTCTCTGGAGCTCCTGCAGGGACTCTGGAGTGGGAACCTGACAGCAGGGATGTTGAGTCCTCGTCTGCAGAAGGTCCTGAAGGTGCAGCTGAGCTCCAACAGGCACCAGGTGGTGCCACGGGGGCCCAGGGGAGTCCGAAGGTCCGGCCTGCCGTTGTACTGTGATCTGAAGAAGAGGATCAGGGTCCGAACTGTGGACGGCACTGAGGAGCCGTTCTCCAGTCTGGGCTGGGACCGGCTGGTGCCTTCAGTGCCCTTGCAGGAAGTTGGAAAAGGTCAGTACGAGCACTGTGCCGTGGTGACATCCGCTGGAGCTATGCTGAACTCATCTCTGGGGAGGGAGATCG ATTCCCATGATGCAGTTCTTCGCTTCAATGCGGCACCTACCAGAGGCTTCGAGAGAGATGTGGGGTCGAAGACCACCATCCGCATCATCAACTCCCAG